One genomic segment of Cellulophaga sp. HaHaR_3_176 includes these proteins:
- a CDS encoding response regulator: MKSIKILMVEDNEGDVLLTTEALSDCKLINEIKVVNDGHEAIEFLLQNGKYSKEQPPDLILLDINLPKKNGHEVLNKIKTSDNLKHIPVIMLTTSSSVIDVKKAYSNYVNCYITKPVSPDDFIDAVSQIENFWISIVQLP; this comes from the coding sequence ATGAAAAGTATTAAAATTTTAATGGTAGAAGATAATGAGGGTGATGTACTTTTAACTACTGAGGCTTTAAGTGATTGTAAACTTATTAATGAAATTAAGGTAGTTAATGATGGGCATGAAGCAATTGAGTTTTTATTGCAAAACGGGAAATATAGTAAAGAACAACCACCTGATTTAATTTTATTGGATATTAATTTGCCTAAAAAAAATGGTCATGAAGTTTTAAATAAAATTAAAACAAGTGATAATTTAAAGCATATACCTGTAATTATGCTGACAACATCATCATCAGTAATTGATGTTAAAAAAGCATATTCTAATTACGTAAACTGTTACATTACAAAGCCAGTTTCTCCTGACGATTTTATTGATGCTGTTTCTCAAATAGAAAATTTTTGGATTAGTATTGTTCAATTACCATAA
- a CDS encoding PAS domain S-box protein yields MIKDNNKYSILIIEDNPGDLMIFEEYLKEHIFDPKLLNASNYSEAESIITTKSSDLDIVFLDLSLPDKKGEDLINNIVKLCQNIPIVVLTGYTDIHFSVKSLHLGISDYLLKDEIVSLTLYKSLRYNIERFKYIAQLEESEKRYMDLFHYSPQPMWIYDIETLKFLEVNISALDLYGYSYDEFLKMTLESITPESEFDTMLETVNNTKDDVSRKFIGVFNHKKKNGEIITVEARSNQIHYSGKKVRIVLVIDITEQLNYVKAIINQNKSLKEIAWIQSHVVRAPLARMMGLIDVIKSNKEESINNKDFIIDKLLSSAEELDVIIKDISKKASNIEVN; encoded by the coding sequence ATGATAAAAGATAACAATAAATATAGCATACTTATAATAGAAGATAATCCAGGAGATTTAATGATTTTTGAGGAGTATTTGAAAGAGCATATTTTTGATCCTAAATTATTAAATGCATCAAATTATTCAGAGGCAGAAAGTATAATTACAACAAAAAGCTCAGATTTAGATATTGTTTTCTTAGACTTATCATTACCAGATAAAAAGGGTGAAGATTTAATAAATAATATAGTTAAACTGTGTCAAAACATACCAATTGTAGTTTTAACGGGGTATACTGATATTCATTTTAGTGTAAAATCTTTGCACTTAGGTATTTCTGATTATTTATTAAAAGATGAAATAGTATCTTTAACACTTTATAAAAGTTTAAGGTATAATATAGAACGTTTTAAATACATTGCACAGTTAGAAGAGTCTGAAAAGCGTTATATGGATTTGTTTCATTACAGTCCGCAACCAATGTGGATATATGATATAGAAACTTTAAAATTTTTAGAGGTTAATATATCTGCTTTAGATTTGTATGGCTATTCTTACGACGAATTTTTGAAAATGACACTTGAGAGTATAACACCCGAGAGCGAATTTGATACAATGTTAGAAACGGTTAATAATACTAAAGATGATGTAAGTCGTAAGTTTATTGGGGTTTTTAACCATAAAAAAAAGAATGGTGAAATTATTACAGTAGAAGCAAGAAGTAATCAAATTCATTATTCAGGTAAGAAAGTTCGCATCGTATTAGTAATAGATATTACCGAACAATTAAATTACGTAAAGGCAATAATAAACCAAAATAAAAGTTTAAAAGAAATAGCTTGGATACAATCACATGTAGTGAGAGCTCCATTAGCAAGAATGATGGGTCTTATAGATGTTATCAAATCAAATAAAGAAGAGTCTATAAATAATAAAGATTTTATAATAGATAAGTTATTAAGCTCAGCAGAAGAATTAGATGTTATAATAAAAGATATATCAAAAAAAGCATCTAACATTGAAGTAAATTAA
- a CDS encoding response regulator, whose product MKLKILLVDDDPVVQYLHKTVLSGCNYPAQEMFSNGRLALDYIIKEDSEDTVFLVLLDINMPIMNGWEFLDELSNTTIQSNVKVIVVTSSIDQSDKEKAGDCKNVFGFLEKPLLENDVNDLKFKDEEISFFFK is encoded by the coding sequence ATGAAATTGAAGATATTACTAGTTGATGACGACCCTGTAGTGCAATACCTACACAAAACAGTATTGTCTGGCTGTAATTACCCTGCACAAGAAATGTTTTCTAATGGCCGCTTGGCTCTAGATTATATTATTAAAGAAGATAGTGAAGACACCGTTTTTTTAGTGCTATTAGATATTAATATGCCTATAATGAATGGGTGGGAGTTTTTAGATGAATTGAGTAATACAACCATACAATCTAATGTAAAGGTAATAGTTGTTACATCTTCCATAGATCAATCAGATAAAGAAAAGGCAGGAGATTGTAAAAATGTTTTTGGCTTTTTAGAAAAACCTTTGCTTGAAAATGATGTGAATGATTTAAAATTTAAAGACGAAGAAATTTCGTTTTTTTTTAAATAA
- a CDS encoding bifunctional precorrin-2 dehydrogenase/sirohydrochlorin ferrochelatase: protein MERNNLYPVFLKVSNLNILIVGGGNVALEKLTFLLKSSPDANVEMVSPMFREETIALADQFNIKMNVAKYSKEYLTNKHMVVATTDNVPVNEQVYHDCRAQNILVNVADNPPFCDFYMGGIVTKGNVKVAISTNGKSPTTAKRLRQFFEDVIPENIDDLVKNLNEFRKTIKGDFEEKVQTLNEFTKGLVNKK, encoded by the coding sequence ATGGAACGCAATAATCTTTACCCAGTGTTTTTAAAAGTATCTAATTTAAATATACTTATAGTTGGTGGAGGAAATGTTGCGTTAGAAAAACTTACTTTTTTATTGAAATCAAGTCCTGATGCTAATGTAGAAATGGTTTCGCCTATGTTTAGAGAAGAAACGATTGCTTTGGCTGATCAATTTAATATTAAAATGAATGTTGCTAAATATAGCAAAGAGTATTTAACCAATAAACACATGGTTGTTGCTACTACCGACAATGTACCTGTTAACGAGCAAGTTTACCATGATTGTAGAGCTCAAAACATATTGGTTAATGTAGCTGATAACCCACCTTTTTGCGATTTTTATATGGGAGGTATTGTCACTAAGGGTAATGTAAAAGTTGCTATTTCAACTAATGGAAAGTCGCCAACGACAGCAAAAAGATTGCGTCAATTTTTTGAAGACGTAATTCCTGAAAATATTGATGATTTAGTAAAAAACTTAAATGAATTCAGAAAAACTATAAAAGGTGATTTTGAAGAAAAAGTACAAACTTTAAATGAATTCACTAAAGGTTTAGTTAATAAAAAATAG
- the hemN gene encoding oxygen-independent coproporphyrinogen III oxidase, whose translation MCSLVQKYNIPGPRYTSYPTVPFWNIETFSGKKWEASLIKSFKESNSSEGISLYIHLPFCESMCTFCGCHKRITKRHEVEEPYIETVLKEWSLYCNLLPEKPIIKELHLGGGTPTFFSAENLKYLINEIFKKANKADKYEFSFEGHPNNTSEEHLQTLFDLGFRRVSFGVQDYNEKVQKAIHRIQSFENVKKVTEAARRIGYTSIGHDIIFGLPHQTIDDVEATILKTKSLMPDRLAFYSYAHVPWMPGNGQRGYKDADLPSAEDKRNQYEKGKLLLAEVGYHETGMDHFALKNDSLFKAMETKTLHRNFMGYTASKTQLMIGLGASSISDSWYGFAQNVKSIEEYQHLVESNIIPIYRGHILSDEDTIIRKHILNLMCRFYTILSKNDLTFNTSVIVEKLRELESDGLVNITEDKIKITEKGKPFVRNVAMAFDMYLHKKEPNKKLFSMTI comes from the coding sequence ATGTGCAGCTTAGTTCAAAAATATAACATCCCTGGCCCTCGATACACAAGTTACCCAACAGTACCATTCTGGAATATTGAAACTTTTTCGGGTAAAAAATGGGAAGCCAGTTTAATTAAAAGCTTTAAAGAAAGTAATTCATCAGAAGGTATAAGTTTATATATTCATTTACCTTTTTGTGAAAGTATGTGTACTTTTTGTGGTTGCCATAAACGTATTACAAAACGACATGAAGTAGAGGAGCCTTATATAGAAACCGTACTTAAAGAGTGGAGCTTATATTGTAATTTATTACCCGAAAAACCTATAATTAAAGAATTGCATTTAGGCGGCGGGACACCTACTTTTTTTTCTGCAGAAAATTTAAAATATCTAATTAATGAGATCTTTAAAAAGGCAAACAAAGCAGATAAATATGAGTTTAGTTTTGAAGGGCACCCTAATAATACTTCAGAAGAGCATTTACAAACTTTGTTCGATTTAGGTTTTAGGCGAGTAAGTTTTGGCGTTCAAGATTATAATGAGAAAGTTCAAAAAGCAATACATAGAATACAATCTTTTGAAAATGTAAAAAAAGTTACAGAAGCTGCTCGTAGAATAGGATACACATCAATAGGGCACGATATAATTTTCGGATTACCACACCAAACAATTGATGATGTTGAAGCAACGATATTAAAGACAAAATCGTTAATGCCAGATCGTTTAGCATTTTATAGTTATGCTCATGTTCCTTGGATGCCTGGTAATGGTCAAAGGGGATATAAAGATGCTGATTTACCATCAGCAGAAGATAAAAGAAATCAATATGAGAAGGGTAAATTGTTACTCGCTGAGGTTGGGTATCATGAAACTGGAATGGATCATTTTGCCTTGAAAAATGATAGTCTTTTTAAAGCAATGGAAACAAAAACATTGCATCGAAATTTTATGGGCTATACAGCATCAAAAACTCAATTAATGATTGGTTTAGGCGCATCGAGTATAAGTGATAGTTGGTATGGGTTTGCTCAAAATGTAAAAAGTATTGAAGAATATCAGCATTTGGTAGAAAGTAACATAATTCCTATTTATAGAGGTCATATTTTAAGTGATGAAGATACTATTATTCGAAAGCATATTTTAAATTTAATGTGTCGTTTCTATACAATTTTAAGTAAAAATGACCTCACTTTTAATACGTCTGTAATTGTAGAGAAATTAAGAGAATTAGAGAGTGATGGTTTAGTAAATATTACTGAAGATAAAATTAAAATAACAGAAAAAGGTAAGCCTTTTGTTAGAAATGTAGCTATGGCTTTTGATATGTATTTACATAAAAAAGAACCAAATAAAAAATTGTTTTCAATGACAATATAG
- a CDS encoding universal stress protein produces the protein MKNIIVPVDFSIQSENALKVAASLARKHNSKIFALHMLELNHAYITSTEGFQPEQTVFFMKIAEKRFLEFIDKPVFKDVVIKPVVKHYKVFSEVNEVAEANNADIIVMGSHGTDGIMEIFVGSNTEKVVRNSDVPVLVIKHEMKDFEPKTMVFACDLKPENIHAYQRAKYIANQFSSELHILYVNTPGDNFLSTEDINVKIAEFSTAVGPEFLDIKIYNDYTVESGVLNYAESENIDVIGMPTHGRKGLSHFFMGSIGEDIANHSKIPVVTFKI, from the coding sequence ATGAAAAATATAATTGTACCAGTAGATTTCTCAATACAATCAGAAAATGCTTTAAAAGTTGCAGCATCACTAGCTAGAAAACACAACTCTAAAATATTTGCACTGCACATGTTAGAGCTTAATCATGCATATATAACTTCTACTGAAGGTTTTCAGCCAGAACAGACTGTATTTTTTATGAAAATAGCAGAAAAACGATTTTTAGAATTTATAGATAAGCCGGTTTTTAAAGATGTTGTTATAAAACCCGTAGTAAAGCATTATAAAGTTTTTAGTGAAGTTAATGAAGTTGCAGAGGCTAATAATGCAGATATTATTGTTATGGGGTCGCATGGTACTGATGGTATCATGGAAATATTTGTGGGCTCTAATACAGAAAAGGTGGTTAGAAATTCAGACGTACCAGTTTTAGTAATAAAACATGAAATGAAAGATTTTGAACCTAAAACTATGGTTTTTGCTTGTGATCTTAAACCAGAAAATATACATGCATACCAACGTGCCAAATACATAGCAAATCAATTTTCATCGGAATTACATATTCTGTATGTAAATACTCCTGGGGATAATTTTTTAAGCACAGAAGACATTAATGTTAAAATAGCTGAATTTTCAACTGCTGTAGGTCCTGAGTTTTTAGATATTAAGATTTACAACGATTACACTGTAGAGTCTGGAGTACTGAATTATGCAGAATCAGAAAATATAGATGTAATAGGTATGCCAACACATGGTAGAAAAGGGTTGTCACATTTTTTTATGGGGAGCATAGGGGAAGATATTGCTAACCATTCCAAAATACCCGTAGTTACATTTAAAATTTAA
- a CDS encoding group III truncated hemoglobin produces MNKKEIQNRDDVSLLVRSFYAKVRKDAVLGPIFNGIITDWESHLELLTDFWETQFFLKKRKYHGNPIEAHNDVDDKMNGGVTPEHFGLWLNLWFETIDDLFIGDTAFTAKNRARQMNTMLYMKMFEHRKK; encoded by the coding sequence ATGAATAAAAAAGAAATACAAAATAGAGACGATGTTAGCCTACTAGTTAGAAGCTTTTATGCTAAAGTGAGAAAAGATGCTGTTTTAGGACCCATTTTTAATGGTATTATAACAGATTGGGAAAGTCATTTGGAACTACTAACTGATTTTTGGGAAACACAATTTTTTTTAAAAAAAAGAAAATACCACGGAAACCCAATAGAAGCACATAATGATGTAGATGATAAAATGAACGGTGGTGTTACACCTGAACATTTCGGCTTATGGCTAAATCTTTGGTTCGAGACTATTGACGACCTTTTTATTGGCGATACTGCATTTACAGCAAAAAACAGAGCCCGACAAATGAATACGATGCTTTACATGAAAATGTTTGAGCATAGAAAAAAATAA
- a CDS encoding sulfite exporter TauE/SafE family protein yields MLLSAIILGFMGSLHCVGMCGPIAFMLPVDRASNSKKFFQIFIYHFGRLLAYGILGLVFGFLGKGLSVFGMQQKLSIAIGILMIVVVLIPYKKFNEFNFSKPIYKVIGRIKSSLGKELQKKTPDTFLTIGFLNGLLPCGLVYMALFGAIAMESPSKGSLYMILFGTGTIPLMTIAIYFSSILKNGVKQKIQKLIPVFVIVIGALFIVRGLGLGIPYVSPKPVTEIVSSDIECHN; encoded by the coding sequence ATGCTATTATCTGCTATCATATTAGGTTTCATGGGTAGTTTGCACTGCGTAGGCATGTGTGGCCCCATTGCCTTTATGCTTCCTGTAGATAGAGCAAGTAACTCTAAAAAATTCTTTCAAATATTTATTTACCATTTTGGCAGGCTACTTGCTTATGGAATACTAGGGCTAGTATTTGGCTTTCTAGGCAAAGGATTATCTGTATTCGGGATGCAACAAAAATTATCTATTGCAATTGGTATTTTAATGATTGTAGTTGTGCTAATTCCTTATAAAAAGTTCAATGAATTTAATTTTTCAAAACCAATTTATAAAGTAATAGGGAGAATAAAAAGTAGTTTAGGGAAAGAATTACAGAAGAAAACACCTGACACTTTTTTAACTATAGGGTTTTTAAATGGCCTGTTACCTTGCGGCTTAGTTTATATGGCACTTTTTGGAGCAATTGCAATGGAGTCGCCTTCTAAAGGATCGTTATATATGATATTATTCGGAACAGGAACAATACCTTTAATGACTATTGCTATATACTTTAGCAGTATTTTAAAAAATGGAGTTAAACAAAAAATACAAAAATTGATTCCTGTGTTTGTAATTGTAATCGGAGCTCTTTTTATAGTAAGAGGTTTGGGTCTAGGTATACCTTATGTATCGCCAAAACCAGTTACTGAAATAGTATCATCTGATATAGAATGCCACAATTAA
- a CDS encoding FixH family protein, whose protein sequence is MKINWGTGIVLAFIAFISFIVFFVVKMNLDDSANHDLVTEEYYKAELGYQKEIDAENNANDHNVNIITEKTPEGLLLKFPETLDFNKVKGTVSLYRPSNKHLDFDFPISLSNSHLLVPDKRLLDGRWDIKVAWEYKNEEFLFKKNITY, encoded by the coding sequence ATGAAAATAAATTGGGGAACAGGAATCGTTTTAGCATTTATTGCTTTTATAAGCTTTATTGTATTCTTTGTCGTTAAAATGAATTTAGACGACAGTGCAAATCACGATTTGGTTACTGAAGAATATTATAAGGCAGAACTAGGATATCAAAAAGAAATAGATGCTGAAAACAATGCTAACGACCACAATGTAAATATTATCACAGAAAAAACACCCGAAGGATTACTTTTAAAATTTCCTGAAACTTTAGATTTTAATAAGGTAAAAGGAACGGTGTCCCTGTATAGACCATCTAATAAACACTTGGATTTTGACTTTCCTATAAGTCTATCCAATTCACATTTGCTCGTACCTGACAAACGTTTGTTAGATGGTCGTTGGGACATTAAAGTAGCTTGGGAATATAAAAACGAGGAATTTTTATTTAAAAAAAACATCACTTATTAA
- the ccoG gene encoding cytochrome c oxidase accessory protein CcoG: MAQDSEHFRDSIGTISDEGKRAWVYPKKPSGKLYEYRKYVSYVLLIFLLASPFIKINGNQFLMFNVLERRFNIFGFPFWPQDFHLFVISMLIGVVFIALFTVAFGRIFCGWMCPQTIFLEMVFRRIEYWIDGDRGAQIKLDRQEWNAEKIRKRVFKWFIFFVISFLIANVFLAYLIGSDRLVRYVIDGPFNHLSTLVSLLIFTAVFYFVFAWFREQVCIIACPYGRMQGVLLDNKSIVVAYDHKRGESENGRKKYRKNEDRSALGNGDCIDCFQCVNVCPTGIDIRNGTQLECVNCTACIDECDSIMEKVNLPKGLIRYASEDEIVKKEKFKLTPRLKGYIAILVILTGMLIGMLFLRNDLEANILRLPGQLYEHKADNIISNVYTYKLVNKTSKDIDDVHFVLLSHKGEIKLVRNENFLVPAQQIAEGTLFIEINNSALSGDKDRLKIAVYSGEKLIETTTTAFLAPRSYK; the protein is encoded by the coding sequence ATGGCTCAAGACAGCGAACATTTTAGAGATTCTATCGGCACCATCAGTGATGAAGGTAAAAGGGCTTGGGTATACCCTAAAAAACCTAGTGGTAAACTGTACGAATATCGTAAGTATGTAAGCTATGTTTTACTGATTTTTTTATTAGCTTCTCCTTTCATAAAAATAAATGGGAATCAATTTTTAATGTTCAATGTACTTGAACGACGCTTTAATATTTTCGGTTTCCCTTTTTGGCCTCAAGATTTTCATTTGTTTGTAATATCCATGCTTATTGGAGTGGTTTTTATTGCATTATTTACCGTTGCTTTTGGTCGTATTTTCTGCGGATGGATGTGCCCCCAAACTATATTCTTAGAAATGGTTTTTCGTAGAATTGAGTATTGGATTGATGGAGATAGAGGTGCTCAAATTAAATTAGATCGCCAAGAGTGGAATGCTGAAAAAATTAGAAAAAGAGTATTTAAATGGTTTATCTTTTTTGTTATATCTTTTTTAATTGCAAATGTATTTTTAGCGTATCTAATAGGTAGCGATCGTTTAGTTAGATATGTAATTGATGGTCCATTTAATCATTTAAGTACGTTAGTTTCATTACTAATATTTACCGCAGTATTTTATTTTGTATTTGCATGGTTTAGAGAGCAGGTTTGTATCATTGCCTGCCCTTATGGTAGAATGCAAGGTGTTTTATTAGATAACAAATCAATAGTTGTTGCTTACGATCATAAAAGAGGTGAAAGTGAAAATGGTAGAAAAAAATACCGTAAAAATGAAGATCGATCTGCTTTAGGTAATGGTGACTGTATTGATTGTTTTCAATGTGTTAACGTATGCCCTACCGGTATTGATATTAGAAACGGTACACAACTAGAATGTGTTAATTGTACTGCTTGTATTGATGAGTGTGATAGTATCATGGAAAAAGTAAACCTACCTAAAGGTTTAATTAGGTACGCAAGTGAAGATGAAATTGTAAAGAAAGAAAAATTTAAGCTTACACCTCGTTTAAAAGGCTACATAGCCATACTTGTAATACTAACAGGCATGCTTATAGGAATGCTTTTTTTAAGAAACGATTTAGAAGCTAATATTCTAAGATTACCCGGTCAGTTATACGAACATAAAGCTGATAATATTATTAGCAATGTATACACGTATAAGTTAGTTAATAAAACCTCTAAAGATATTGATGATGTTCATTTTGTATTACTATCGCACAAAGGAGAAATTAAACTTGTAAGAAATGAGAATTTTTTAGTTCCTGCACAGCAAATCGCAGAAGGGACTTTATTTATTGAAATAAATAATTCGGCTTTAAGTGGCGATAAAGACAGACTTAAGATAGCTGTATATAGTGGTGAAAAACTCATTGAAACTACTACAACTGCTTTTTTAGCTCCGAGAAGTTACAAGTAG
- a CDS encoding cbb3-type cytochrome c oxidase N-terminal domain-containing protein, protein MKNKSLWWIRIPVVFFITFGLMEYAIDSGDKPAIIAYPISLLFLLLVLLISIAIELILGAIENVMFQTLSEEAKERYLASKAKKREWTWAKKTYNKMLGSKPMEVESEIVLDHDYDGIRELDNKLPPWWVYMFYASIVFGIIYLIRFHVFNDYNQVLEYEQEVAIAKKEIEEYKKNAKDLVDENTVELLTDATDIKAGEKVFQSNCVACHMADGGGGIGPNLTDQYWILGGGVKNVFHTISEGGRDGKGMIAWKQTLKPLEIAQVASYVLTTLNGKTPANPKPAEGDLWVDPNTPTNEIPAQVVDSTSVVMN, encoded by the coding sequence ATGAAAAACAAATCGCTTTGGTGGATAAGAATTCCAGTCGTTTTCTTTATCACTTTCGGGTTAATGGAATATGCAATAGATTCCGGCGATAAACCTGCAATTATTGCTTACCCAATAAGTCTGTTGTTTTTATTGCTAGTTCTATTAATTTCAATTGCAATTGAATTGATTTTAGGTGCAATTGAGAACGTGATGTTTCAAACACTTTCTGAAGAGGCTAAAGAGCGTTATTTAGCCTCTAAAGCTAAAAAAAGAGAGTGGACTTGGGCTAAGAAAACATATAACAAAATGCTTGGCTCTAAACCAATGGAGGTAGAAAGTGAAATTGTTTTAGATCACGACTATGATGGCATTAGAGAGCTAGATAACAAATTACCGCCTTGGTGGGTTTATATGTTCTACGCTAGTATTGTTTTTGGTATTATTTACCTTATCCGTTTTCATGTATTTAATGATTATAACCAAGTTTTAGAATATGAACAAGAAGTTGCTATTGCTAAAAAAGAAATAGAAGAATACAAGAAAAATGCAAAAGATCTTGTTGATGAAAACACCGTAGAATTATTAACAGATGCTACCGATATTAAAGCAGGCGAAAAAGTATTTCAATCTAACTGTGTAGCATGCCATATGGCAGATGGTGGTGGTGGTATTGGACCCAATCTTACCGATCAATATTGGATATTGGGTGGAGGTGTCAAAAATGTATTCCATACCATTTCAGAAGGTGGTAGAGATGGTAAAGGTATGATTGCTTGGAAACAAACCTTAAAACCTCTTGAAATTGCACAAGTTGCCAGCTATGTATTAACAACTCTTAATGGTAAAACTCCTGCAAACCCAAAACCTGCAGAAGGTGATTTATGGGTTGACCCAAATACTCCTACAAATGAAATACCCGCACAAGTGGTTGACTCTACTAGTGTGGTAATGAATTAG
- a CDS encoding CcoQ/FixQ family Cbb3-type cytochrome c oxidase assembly chaperone, with amino-acid sequence MFKFVKGYMETIDGVATYPMISLLIFFVFFVVLFWWVFTASKDYIKEVSELPIEKENQQNLEL; translated from the coding sequence ATGTTCAAATTTGTAAAAGGGTATATGGAAACTATAGATGGCGTTGCCACTTACCCAATGATATCATTGCTCATCTTCTTTGTGTTTTTTGTAGTTCTTTTTTGGTGGGTATTTACAGCATCTAAAGATTACATAAAAGAAGTTAGTGAGCTTCCAATAGAAAAAGAAAACCAACAAAACTTAGAATTATGA